One window from the genome of Malus domestica chromosome 01, GDT2T_hap1 encodes:
- the LOC103426428 gene encoding receptor-like protein EIX1 has protein sequence MEKPMRPVLLLIIMLLTIATFTDISLCNGNLRVRCREGEKRALLMFKQGLEDPSNRLSSWISDGDCCNWTGVVCDPLTGHVRELRLTNPNFQRDFHYAIWDSYNGNTWLGGKINTSLLHLKHLNYLDLSYNNFQGMQIPSFLGSLKTLRYLNLSEAGFRGLIPPQLGNLTNLHFLSLSDNLKVENLEWISSLFHLKYLDLSSVNVSKASNWLQAINKLPFLVELHMVDCQLDHIPPLPIINFTSLSVLDLSENSFDSLMPRWVFSLRNLTSLYLKNCGFQGTFSSHPKEPDLSLDNLCELMDLDLSYNKFNGNASDIFESLSVCGPDRIKSLSLSKNNFSGHLTEQVGEFRNLSHLEIYANSISGPIPISLGNLSCLEFLIISDNRFNGTLPEVIGQLKMLSYLEISDNPFEGVVSEAHFSHLTKLKHFIAARNPLTLKTSRDWLPPFQLERLWLDYWHLGPEFPVWLRTQTQLKLLSLPNTEISDTIPTWFWNISSQLWTVNLSSNQLHGEIQGIVGGSLFSVDLSFNQFNGSLPLVSSSVSSLDLSGSSFSGSLFHFFCDRMNEPKNLVSLHLRDNLLTGEIPNCLMNWKRLSILNLNSNKLTGNIPSSIGYLESLVSLHLRNNHLYGELPLSMQNCTELLVVNLGQNKFSGSIPTWIGTSLPNLMILNIRSNKLQGDIPHELCDRKTLQILDLAYNSLSGAIPTCFQNFSAMATTPDVNKPLGFAPLFMESVIVVTKGRQDEYYGMSTLGLVIVMDLSDNMLSGEIPEELTSLTGLQSLNLSNNLLTGRIPSKIGNMKWLQSMDLSMNELDGEIPQSMRSLTFLSHLNVSYNNLTGEIPKSTQLQSLDQSSFIGNELCGAPLNTNCSADRMPPTVEQDGGGGYRLLEDEWFCVSLGVGFFTGFWIVLGSLLVNMPWSILLSQLLNRIVLKLYHVFK, from the coding sequence ATGGAGAAGCCCATGAGACCTGTTTTGCTTCTTATTATCATGCTTTTAACTATTGCAACGTTTACTGATATCAGTTTATGCAATGGAAATCTGCGTGTGCGTTGCAGGGAAGGTGAGAAACGAGCGCTTCTGATGTTCAAGCAAGGTCTTGAGGATCCTTCAAATCGGCTCTCATCATGGATTAGTGATGGAGACTGTTGCAACTGGACTGGAGTTGTCTGTGATCCCTTAACTGGTCATGTCCGCGAGCTCCGCCTCACTAATCCCAACTTTCAGCGGGATTTCCACTACGCCATTTGGGATTCCTACAACGGTAATACTTGGTTGGGTGGTAAGATAAATACTTCTTTGCTCCATTTGAAGCATCTCAACTATTTGGACTTAAGTTACAACAATTTTCAAGGCATGCAGATTCCTAGCTTCTTGGGGTCTCTTAAAACTTTGAGATACCTTAACCTCTCAGAAGCTGGATTCCGAGGATTAATTCCTCCTCAGTTGGGAAACCTCACGAATCTACATTTTCTCAGTCTCAGTGATAACCTGAAGGTTGAGAATCTCGAATGGATTTCCAGTCTTTTCCACTTGAAATACCTAGACCTGAGTTCTGTTAATGTTAGCAAAGCATCTAATTGGTTGCAAGCAATAAACAAGCTTCCTTTTTTGGTAGAGTTACATATGGTCGACTGTCAACTTGATCACATTCCCCCTCTTCCTATCATAAATTTTACTTCGCTTTCTGTCCTCGATCTTTCCGAGAACAGTTTTGATTCTTTGATGCCTAGGTGGGTTTTCAGTCTTAGAAATTTAACTTCTCTTTATCTCAAAAATTGTGGTTTCCAAGGTACATTTTCTAGCCATCCCAAGGAACCAGATCTTTCATTAGATAATCTGTGTGAGCTGATGGATCTTGATCTGTCATATAACAAATTCAATGGAAATGCATCAGACATCTTTGAAAGCTTGTCTGTGTGTGGTCCAGACCGAATAAAGTCCTTGTCGTTatcgaaaaataatttttcaggtCATTTAACAGAGCAGGTAGGAGAGTTTAGAAACTTAAGCCACCTTGAGATTTATGCCAATTCAATATCAGGTCCCATCCCAATTTCATTAGGTAACCTATCATGCTTGGAGTTCTTAATCATTTCTGATAATCGGTTTAATGGAACTCTTCCGGAAGTGATTGGTCAACTGAAAATGCTGAGTTATCTGGAGATATCGGATAACCCATTCGAAGGTGTGGTGTCTGAAGCTCATTTTTCCCACCTCACAAAACTGAAGCATTTCATTGCAGCCAGGAACCCATTGACTTTGAAAACAAGTCGAGACTGGCTTCCTCCTTTCCAACTTGAGCGTTTATGGTTGGATTATTGGCATCTAGGGCCTGAATTTCCTGTGTGGCTTCGGACACAAACGCAATTGAAGCTTCTAAGCCTACCCAATACAGAAATTTCAGATACCATTCCGACTTGGTTTTGGAACATATCTTCACAGTTGTGGACTGTAAATCTCTCTAGTAACCAGTTGCATGGTGAGATTCAAGGAATAGTTGGGGGGAGTTTGTTTTCGGTTGACCTGAGTTTTAACCAGTTTAATGGTTCGTTACCTTTGGTTTCCTCCTCAGTATCCTCACTAGATCTTTCCGGCTCATCATTTTCTGGATCTCTCTTCCACTTCTTTTGTGATAGGATGAACGAACCAAAAAACCTTGTCAGCCTTCATCTTAGGGACAATCTTCTCACTGGAGAAATTCCTAATTGTTTGATGAACTGGAAACGGTTGTCAATTTTAAACTTAAACAGCAACAAGCTGACTGGGAACATCCCAAGCTCCATAGGGTACTTAGAGAGTTTGGTATCATTGCATTTGCGCAATAAtcatctatatggagaattaccTTTGTCCATGCAAAACTGTACGGAGTTGTTAGTGGTTAACCTTGGCCAAAATAAGTTTTCCGGAAGCATTCCAACATGGATTGGGACAAGCCTTCCGAATTTGATGATTCTTAACATTCGTTCAAATAAGCTTCAAGGAGACATTCCTCATGAACTCTGTGATCGGAAAACTCTCCAAATCTTGGACCTTGCATACAATAGCCTTTCAGGAGCAATACCGACATGCTTCCAAAATTTCAGTGCCATGGCCACCACGCCAGATGTAAACAAGCCGCTGGGTTTTGCCCCTTTATTTATGGAATCTGTGATAGTGGTGACAAAAGGGAGACAAGACGAATATTATGGGATGTCAACACTTGGGTTGGTCATAGTTATGGACCTTTCAGACAACATGCTATCTGGAGAGATCCCAGAGGAACTAACCAGCCTCACTGGCTTGCAGTCCTTGAATTTATCGAACAATCTTTTGACTGGAAGAATCCCTTCAAAGATTGGTAACATGAAATGGTTACAGTCTATGGATTTATCAATGAACGAACTTGATGGTGAAATTCCCCAAAGCATGAGAAGTTTGACATTTTTGAGTCACTTAAACGTGTCCTACAATAATTTGACAGGAGAAATTCCGAAAAGCACTCAGCTTCAAAGCCTTGATCAGTCTAGCTTCATCGGCAATGAACTTTGTGGAGCTCCCCTCAACACAAATTGCAGCGCAGATAGGATGCCGCCAACAGTTGAGCAAGACGGAGGAGGAGGATACCGTTTACTCGAAGACGAGTGGTTCTGTGTGAGCTTGGGAGTTGGATTCTTCACGGGGTTTTGGATTGTGCTTGGTTCTTTGCTAGTAAACATGCCATGGAGCATTCTTCTTTCACAGTTGCTGAATAGGATAGTGCTTAAACTGTATCATGTATTCAAGTGA